Proteins from a genomic interval of Lolium perenne isolate Kyuss_39 chromosome 1, Kyuss_2.0, whole genome shotgun sequence:
- the LOC127295822 gene encoding uncharacterized protein: MDEVTQAVENLKKEWSQAVAQLEVCVAAIESCGKMGKGTEEASSLPRLNGSAQDSLQQLNALQFRLDLLVEQLPTFEEVQSGRATLGSWKEEFQKLLSNLRNANLQAKSNIKKAAQVERELLLGGGEESTIRRRNLQTKAGMTSAAESITESLRRSRQLMVQEVERSANTLSTFDESTSVLRKAEGEYQGHRSLLMRTRGLLSTMQRQDVLDRIILMIGFLIFSLAVLYIVWRRIGLLALQRKLADAIRSGSISTEDVVAKVQHGRAPANPLTAPPIYDEL; encoded by the exons ATGGACGAAGTCACACAAGCCGTTGAAAACCTGAAGAAGGAATGGAGCCAGGCAGTTGCGCAGCTTGAGGTGTGCGTCGCTGCAATTGAATCGTGTGGGAAGATGGGAAAAGGGACAGAAGAAGCAAGTTCTCTCCCCAGGCTGAACGGTTCTGCGCAGGATTCACTGCAGCAGCTAAACGCGCTGCAGTTCAGGCTTGATCTTCTGGTAGAGCAGCTACCCACTTTTGAAGAAGTGCAGTCTGGTAGGGCAACCTTAGGGTCATGGAAGGAAGAGTTTCAGAA GTTGCTTTCGAATCTGAGGAATGCTAACTTACAAGCAAAATCAAACATTAAAAAAGCTGCTCAAGTAGAG AGGGAGCTTCTTCTGGGAGGTGGAGAAGAGTCTACCATCCGGAGGCGCAATCTACA GACAAAAGCTGGGATGACATCTGCTGCAGAAAGTATCACTGAAAGCCTTCGTCGGTCTCGGCAGTTGATGGTTCAG GAAGTGGAAAGAAGTGCAAATACCTTGTCAACTTTTG ATGAATCAACAAGTGTTCTCCGGAAGGCTGAAGGCGAATATCAAGGGCACCGCTCTTTGCTAATGCGTACCCGTGGTTTACTCTCCACAATGCAACGACAAGATGTTCTTGATAG GATCATCCTGATGATTGGGTTCCTCATTTTCTCCTTGGCGGTTCTTTATATTGTCTGGAGACGTATTGGGCTGTTGGCACTGCAACGGAAGCTGGCTGATGCCATCAGATCAGGCTCAATATCAACCGAAGATGTTGTAGCTAAAGTGCAGCATGGACGTGCCCCAGCGAATCCTCTGACCGCTCCTCCGATTTATGATGAACTGTGA